CTTGGCCAGATCATGGCTAAAGGTCGCCTCATGGACCAGCAGATCGGCTTCCCTTGCAAGCGGAATGGAATTCCCGCAAGGTCTGGTATCTCCCAGAACGGTGATGATCCGGCCGCGTTTAGGTTCGCTGAGCACATCGGCGGCGGCAATCGTTATTCCTTCGTCCGTGGTCACATTCCGGCCGCTCTTCAGCACGCCGTACAAAGGGCCGGGTTTCAGGCCGTAAGCTTTAAGCCGCTCGGTATTGAGGCTGCCAGGCCGGTCCTTTTCCGTGACACGGTAGCCGTAGCTGTCTATCCGGTGCTCCAGAAGAGCCGATTCCACTTTAAAACTTTCATCTTCAAAAATAAGCCCGCCGTTATGCTCGATCACTTCGAGCTTGTACGGAACCCTGGACTGGCTGACGGACAGCGAAATATCCAGAAACGCCTTGAGTCCGGGCGGACCGTATACGGTCAGAGGCGCGGTGCCTCCTTGATATCCCCTGCTGCTCAGCAGCCCGGGAAGTCCGAAGAGATGGTCGCCGTGAAGATGGGTAATGAACAGCTTTTCCAGCCTGCCAAGCCGCAGCGGCGAACGGAGGACCTGATGCTGTGTTCCTTCTCCGCAGTCGAACATCCATAGGCTTCGGCGCTCTTCGAGCAGCCGCAGGGCGACCGAGCTTACATTTCGCTGCAAAGTGGGAACGCCCGCATTGGTGCCCAAAAAATAGATCTCCATATCTGCCCTCCTTTCCTCCCTGTGATCTTATTCATCCCGCAAATCCTCCCGATCTTCCAGCAAAAAGCCTCCCGTAACCGGGAGGCTGGTACAACGGGAAGTTCCCTTAAGACTATTCTGTCCAAAAGCTTAGGCTTTCTCCACATTGAAATACTGCGCTTCAGGATGGGCGAAAACCATCGCAGACACGGACGCCTCAGGTTCCATCATAAAACCGTCCGTCAAGTGGACTCCGATATCCTCGGGCGACATCAGCTTGAACAGCGGCCCTTGGTCCTCCAGGTCCGGGCAAGCCGGGTAACCGAAGGATACGCGGATGCCTTGATAACGGGCGCCGTGTCTTTGTTTCATCGTCATATCCGCCGAGTCGGGGAAGCCCCAGGTGTCCCGCATCATATGATGGACGCGTTCGGCCAATCCTTCAGCGACTTCAAGAGCCAGGGCTTGCAGTGCATGGGAACGCAGGTAGTCGCCCTTGTTCTTCAGTTCCTCGGACAGTTCGCGTACTCCGTGTCCCGCTGTCACCACGAGGAAACCGACATAATCCATTACGCCGCTGTCCACAGGCTTCAGGAAGTCGGCCAGGCAAAGATACGGCTCAACCTGCTGTCTTGGGAAAGTAAAGGTATGCAGAACCTTTCCCGTATCCTCAGGATCATAGATCAGAATATCATTGCCCCTGGACTGAGCCGGGAAGAACCGGTACATCGCATGCGGGCTGATCGTTCCGTTTACCGTCGCCTCAAGCAGCAGATCGTCCACTGTCTCTTTCAATTCGACCGCGCGGGATTCTCCTGCGGCCAGCTGCGCCTCGACCGAGCCTCTTAGACCCAAATGATGGCCGAGCAGCATTTGCATGTTCACATAAGGGATTACGTGGCCAAGCGGATAATTGCGGAGCACATGCCGCTCCAGGTCCGGCGGAATATAGACCGGCGCATCCTGTGATATATTCGAGCGCACCGCTCTTGTAAGCTGGGGAAGCTCCGGTTTCTGCGGAGCAGCCGCAGCGGCCTCGTTCTCCTCCCGCATCTCCTCGGCCATCTTGGCCCGTTCCAGCGGGTTCATCAGCTTATTGGCTAGATCAAGCCCGTCCATGGCGTCCTTGGCGTACAGCACAAGTCCGTCGTATTCCGGACGGATACGTGTCTTGGTGAACTTGCGGGTCAGAGCCGCCCCGCCGACCATAATCGGCACGTCTATTCCCGCCGTACGCAAATCCTGCGCCGTCAGAACCATCTGCTGCGCCGACTTCACGAGCAGGCCGGACAAGCCGATGGCATCGGCTTTCTCCCGTCTATACGCTTCGATGATCGTCTCCGGTGGTACTTTTATACCCAAATTGACGATTTGATAACCATTGTTCGAGAGGATGATCTCGACGAGATTTTTGCCGATATCATGCACATCCCCCTTAACGGTGGCAAGCAGAATCTTGCCCTTGACCGAGCTCTCGTTCTTCTCCATGAACTGCTCAAGATGGGCTACCGACGCTTTCATCACTTCAGCGCTTTGCAGCACCTCCGCGACAATGAGCTCATTGTTGTTGAACAGCCGCCCGACCTCGGACATTCCGCTCATGAGCGGTCCGTTGATAATCTCCAGCGCGCCGTATTTCTTCAGCGCCTCGTCGAGATCAGGGATCAGCCCTTCTTTGCTGCCCTCCACCACATAGGAAGCCAGACGCTCTTCGAGAGTCAGGTTGGAGATCTTCTCCTTCTTCTCGACTTTCTTGCCACGGAAGGCGGCGACAAAGACGGCAAGCGTCTCGTCGTTCGTATTATAAATCAGATCTTCGGCCAAGCGGCGCTCTTCCTCCGGAATCGAGGCATAACGCTCCACCTTCTCCGTATTGACGATCGCATAATCCAGTCCCGCCTTGGTGCACTCGTAGAGGAACACGGAATTCAGCACTTCCCGGCCCGCTTCCGGCAGTCCGAACGATACGTTGCTGATTCCCAGCACGGTATGGACACCCGGCAGTGCTTCCTTGATCAGACGGATACCGTCGATCGTTTCCTTCGCCGAGCCGATATACTGTTCATCCCCTGTGCCGACAGGGAACACCAGCGTGTCGAAGATCAAATCTTCAGGCGACAAGCCGTACTTGCCTACGAGGAGATCATAGGAGCGTCTGGCCACCGCGAGCTTGTCTTCCGCCTTGATGGCCTGGCCGCTTTCGTCGATGGTCCCGACGACCACCGCCGCGCCGTACTTGTGAATGAGCGGCGTGACGTGCTCAAATTTTTCTTCACCATCTTCAAGATTAATGGAGTTAATTATCGCTTTGCCCTGGCAGTACTGCAGAGCAAGATCAATAACCTTGGGATCGGTCGTATCGATCATAAGCGGAACTTTGACCTTTTTCACGACCAGTTCCAGGAATTGCTCCATATCTTCCGTTTCATCCCGGTCGGGGTCCTGTACGCACACATCCACAACCTGAGCCCCGCTCTTCACCTGAGCGCGCGCGATTTCCGAAGCCTCTTCATACTTGCCTTCAACGATGAGCCGTTTGAATTTGCGGGAGCCAAGCACGTTGGTCCGCTCTCCGACCATATAAGGCCGGTTATCCTGCTCGATGTATACAGGTTCGATTCCGGACAATGCCGGCGGATGGCTTCCGTTCAAAGGGCGCGGAGGATATTCCGACAGGGTGTCCGCCATCGCGCGGATATGCTCCGGTGTAGTGCCACAGCAGCCGCCGGCGATGTTAAGCCAGCCCTTCTCAGCGAACGCCGCGACCTTGCGCGCCAGCGAATCCGGCGACTCGTGGTAGTTCCCGTTCTCGTCGGGCAGACCCGCGTTCGGATAGCAGCTGACCGCCGATTTGGCCATAGCGGACAACGAACGGATATGGTCCCGCATGAATTCCGGACCGGTCGCGCAGTTAAGGCCGATGGAGATCGGCTTCAAATGCTCCAACGAGATATAAAAGGCTTCGATGTTCTGGCCGGCCAGTGTCGTGCCCATCGGCTCGATCGTCCCGGAAATCATAACCGGCAAGGTGATGCCTGTCTTCTCGAATGCATTGCGAATGCCAATGCTGCCCGCTTTTACATTCAAGGTATCTTGAGAAGTTTCGAGCATCAGGGCGTCTACGCCGCCTTCGATCAGCGCGATCGCCTGCTCTTCGTAGCTTTCCGTCAGTTCGCTGAATGTCACGCCTCCGGTAACCGACAGCGTTTTGGTTGTCGGGCCCATTGCGCCCACAACGTAGCGCGGACGATCCGGAGTATCATATTTATTAACAGCTTCCCGGGCGATTGCAGCGGCGACAAGATTGATTTCGCGCGCTTTTTGAGGAATATCGTATTCCGCAAGCACAACCGAGGTTGCCCCGAACGTATTCGTCTCGATCAGATCGGCGCCTGCTTCCAGGTAGGCTTCATGAATATCCCGAATGACTTCGGGTCTGGTCAGCACAAGCATTTCGTTGCAGCCATCCAGCTCGTCTCCGCCAAAATCTTCCCCAGTCAAAGGAACCTGCTGAATCATGGTGCCCATAGCACCGTCTAGAATCAGTATGCGCTGCTCCAGCGCTTCTGCAAGTGTAGGTTTAGCCAACTTCCAATCCCCCCAGTAAAACATTAGAGTAAGTTTAGCAGAATAAAGGGAATTCGGAAAGTATCCCGGCCCACTCTGCAAGTCTGTCTTATTTCCAGCCGGTCTCCCGGCATTTATTGCGGCTTAACGGTCAACGATTTTGTCGGCATGGAGTGCTGCGTCCGCGCGGTTGCATGCGAGGTCACACTATAGGTTCCTGCTTCCTCCAGCGCCCCCACTGCCGTATATTTCCCCTCTCCGTCCGGCTGTCCCGTGAGCTCAAGCTTTTTTGACGGATCGGCGGTATTTACGACTTCAAATAATACTTCATTGGCATCGTCCACCACATCGCCGCCCTGGGTTATTCTGGCTTCAAAGGTTATCTCCTGATGGACTGTCGCCTCGGCTGGACTCCACGTTAGCTCGACCTTGATCGGTTCCATTGACATCTCGGACATATCCATGGCCGTGTGATTGTTCCCTCCGGTAGAGCAGCCTGTAAGCGTTGCGGCAATAACCATGGAGTACACAATCTTCTTCAGGATTAATCTCGACATACGCAGCCCCCCAGGTGGACTAAGTGTGGTATGGATGCTTGATTACATCTTGCGTTAATGCTGCGTTAAGTGTACCTATCCTATTATACATGGATTAACGTCTTTGGGGGATATCAAACGCCACCTTACCTATAAAAAAAGAGATATTTATCACACAACCGGCTTAACCATTCATATCGGCATTGTGCAAAATTCTCAAATAAAAACCGATATCCCTTATTACAGGAATACCGGTCCAAAAGAAGTAAATCACTGATAGTGTTAGAGACTCTCAACCAGCGGAAGCAGTTCCGACAAATGTTTAATTTCATAATGAGGGATAATTTCCGGGTCGGATGGTTTGCCGGTACGGTTGATCCATACCGTTGTAAGACCGGCCGCCAAACCGCCGCGGATATCTGTCGTGAGCTTGTCGCCGACCATGATTCCCTGCTCTGGAGCAATTTCCAGCCGCTTAAGCGCATGCTCGAAAATCGACGCATCCGGCTTGCCTTTTCCAAAGGTCCCTGATATGACGATGTGATCAAAAAAAGGAATCAGCTCAGGTACGCCATCCAACTTCTCCTGCTGCAGGGCCGGACAGCCGTTGGTCAGCAGCAGCAGCTTTACACGCCCGCGCAGCGCAGTCAGGATTTCCAGCGTCTCTTCATACATATAAGGACGGCCCCGCCGTTCCGAAGCAAAACGCGCAGCCAGCGTCTCAGCCAGGCTCTCATCGTCTATGCCCACAGCCGCAAGTCCGCGGCGCCAGGATTCCTTCCGGTAAATTGGGGCAAGCTGTTCCAGCTTCCGGAACTGTTCCTGTTCTCCGGCCGTAAAATTCGCCCACAGCGCTTCAAACGGGTTAATTCCGATCATCTGCGTAAAAGGAAAAGTTTCGTAAGACTCATAGAGACTTCTCGCTTCGCGTCTGACCGCAGCTTCAAGTTCCTTGGGGTCCACGGCTTCACCCGCCGCTTTACAAGCGTATTCAAAGGCTTCCTCAATGCTTCGCTCATCCCACAAAAGGGTATCATCCAAATCGAACAGTACGGCGGCAATCGGCATTCCATTACTCCCTCTCTATATTAAACTTTATAATTGCTTGTTTATTCGTTTTCCAACGGAATTTTGTTTAACTTGGCAAACTGATCCATCCGCTCTCCCATGGCCACCGTATCGTAACGGTTGATCAACCGGGAGAATATCCAATGACCCCGTTTGGCTTTGGGCTTAATGCTGACGGACTTCCGCGAAACGATAATCTTCTCGATGTCCGCCGCGTCCAGAAACTTTTGGCGGTTAAACTTAAAGGTGGATACCCGCGCCCGCTCCACTTTCAAATAAGGGCGACGGAAGAACATCATTGCCGCCAGCGCAAAATAGAGCACAACGCCAACCCAATTCATCACCAGGCTGTTTGGGCTGCCGGAAGAGGTATCAAACTGGCCGATCATCCAGTACAAAGCCCCAAGTCCCGCAAGAAGAACGGGAAATACGATATTCCGTCCTCTATACACGTCGGTTTGGCCTGCCTGGCTTGACCTATGGATCGAATCTTTACCTTCCTTTTTTCTTTTCTTATTGACCTGCTGCGAGTTACGTTGAACCATTCTTTCCCAAGAACGGGCCATTTCATTTCCCCCTAGTCTTCCTGAAATATCTATGAATAGACGGCTGATTAGTGCAAGGGTCCTTTGCCGCCTTGATCATTTCCATCGTTGTCCACAATTTCAATCGAATCCAGTTGAGCCCGGAAGTTGCGGCGGACATTGCCAAGGTATATTTCCCGGAGCTTCGCGCGTTCTGCCAGTTCTTCTTCATTAAGTCCTTCGTTCTTATGTTTGCGCGCCAGTTCATTAATGCGGTTAACCAGTTCATCTATATTCAAAATATGTTCCCTCCTAATGATGTTTGCTCTTCTTTCCGGTGGGCCTTATAGTCCTTAAACCGGTGCAACAAGCTTTAAATTCATTCTAACTTTGCCATGAGAAAAAGAGCTTGTCAAGGCAACTCCCCTGAAAGCTCTCTTGTATGTTAATAGGATAAAGAATCCACTGTTCAGTTATTTGTAAACGGGAACCGATAATACCACGCCGGCCTCAATATCCGACCCATTCATATCGTTATACCGTTTAATCGCTTCAATATATACGACGGTTCTCATATCGGAAGGTTTATTCTTGACCGCAATGCTCCACAATGTATCACCGGGCTCCACAACGACCCGTTTCTCCTGCTGCGGTGAAGATACCGAACTGGCAAAGACCTGACCCACGACGGTAAATCCGGAAATAATCAGAAGAAGGACAATAACAATTTTGAACAGATTTTGTACTGATGAAAAGGGATGGATTCTCGTACCGGCCACTTTGGAGAATTTTTCAGATGGATTCCTATGGTGAGAAACAGAACCTCGTTCCGCCGCCGCGGGTTCAGGAGTTTCATTATAAATGCTGCGGTATGTACTGTATTTTAACATAAATCATCGACCTCCAAACACTTGTTCTCGCTTGCAAAAATAATATAGCACGAACATGTGTTTCGATCAAGAGGTTTTTCGAACAATTGTTCGCTTATATCTTAGAACTTACGTTTGTGCGAACGGAGGTTCTGTGTTATAATTCTCCCAAACATTACTAGATAGATGGGGTGTATTCCAATGTCAAAAATTTCGAGTCGCCAGCTGGCGATCCTGGAATTTATACGTAACGAAGTCCGCAGCAAGGGGTATCCGCCCTCCGTCCGGGAAATTGGCGAAGCCGTCGGTCTGGCTTCCAGCTCCACCGTACACGGACATCTTGACCGGCTGGAGAAGAAAGGGCTTATCCGCCGCGATCCCACTAAACCACGAGCTATTGAGCTGCTGGGTCAGGAAGATTCCGAGAATGTTCATCAATTCGTCCAGACGATTGCACGAGTGCCGGTAGTCGGAAAAGTAACAGCGGGTGTGCCAATAACCGCGACGGAGAATATCGAGGATTATTTTCCTCTTCCCACCCATTATGTCGGAGATAACAAGGTCTTTATGCTTTCCGTCATCGGCGACAGCATGATTGAAGCCGGTATCATGAACGGCGATTACGTTATCGTCCGTCAGCAGCAGACCGCCGACAATGGTGATATCGTCGTCGCTATGACCGAAGACGATGAGGCTACCGTCAAGACTTTCTATAAGGAGCGCGATCATATTCGGCTCCAGCCCGAGAATCCGTCCTACGAGCCGCTTCGGCTTAACCGGGTGAGTATTTTGGGAAAAGTGATCGGATTATTTAGAGACATTCATTAATCATGTCACGAGAAAAAGGCGGGCTTTCGGTAAACGGAGCCGCTTTTTTTATGTTTTTCTACACATCACATTGTCCGGAGCAGCTCGGAGTTTTGCTGAAATTCTAAAGCACGGCGTATGTACTCCCCGCATACTTTATTCCGTAAAGGAGTGCTGTGATATGCCCAATTACCGGATCATTGTCGATTTGTCGGATCGCAAGCTGTATTTGTTGGATAACAATAAGGTCGTGAGGGGATTCCCCGTAGGAATCGGTAAGATGCTTACCCAGACACCCGTCGGCGAATATACGATTGTTAACAAACAGGCTAATCCGGGCGGACCGTTTGGCGTGCTCTGGATGGGTCTTTCCAAGCCCCATTATGGCATTCACGGAACCAATGATCCCAGTTCGATCGGCCATTTGGTCTCGCATGGCTGCATCCGGATGTACAATACAGACGTTCTCGCATTGTCCCGGATCGTTCCGCTGCATACGAGGGTCACGATACGGCAGTAGCCGGGTGTGCGTTTTTCAACGTTTCGGGCAGATTGAGTTGATGCGAGTCAGGAATACACCTTCGATCTAATTTGTCCCATATTAATTCGCCTCCATGGATTTATTATATGCGAACAATTGTTCTTTATTCAAAAAAAGACTCTTCCGCGAAAGAGGATTTTTATTGCTATAATCTATAGAAAGCTCCCACCGGTTACAACCGAAAGGGAGCCGATTTCTTATTCCTTCGTATTACCGGATCGATTATTAAAC
This region of Paenibacillus sp. URB8-2 genomic DNA includes:
- the rnz gene encoding ribonuclease Z — encoded protein: MEIYFLGTNAGVPTLQRNVSSVALRLLEERRSLWMFDCGEGTQHQVLRSPLRLGRLEKLFITHLHGDHLFGLPGLLSSRGYQGGTAPLTVYGPPGLKAFLDISLSVSQSRVPYKLEVIEHNGGLIFEDESFKVESALLEHRIDSYGYRVTEKDRPGSLNTERLKAYGLKPGPLYGVLKSGRNVTTDEGITIAAADVLSEPKRGRIITVLGDTRPCGNSIPLAREADLLVHEATFSHDLAKMARDYHHSTTVQAAEIAKEAHARQLILTHFSSRYGSLDELIPLLEEARSIFSNTLLAEEFRLYPVERKTGN
- the metH gene encoding methionine synthase translates to MAKPTLAEALEQRILILDGAMGTMIQQVPLTGEDFGGDELDGCNEMLVLTRPEVIRDIHEAYLEAGADLIETNTFGATSVVLAEYDIPQKAREINLVAAAIAREAVNKYDTPDRPRYVVGAMGPTTKTLSVTGGVTFSELTESYEEQAIALIEGGVDALMLETSQDTLNVKAGSIGIRNAFEKTGITLPVMISGTIEPMGTTLAGQNIEAFYISLEHLKPISIGLNCATGPEFMRDHIRSLSAMAKSAVSCYPNAGLPDENGNYHESPDSLARKVAAFAEKGWLNIAGGCCGTTPEHIRAMADTLSEYPPRPLNGSHPPALSGIEPVYIEQDNRPYMVGERTNVLGSRKFKRLIVEGKYEEASEIARAQVKSGAQVVDVCVQDPDRDETEDMEQFLELVVKKVKVPLMIDTTDPKVIDLALQYCQGKAIINSINLEDGEEKFEHVTPLIHKYGAAVVVGTIDESGQAIKAEDKLAVARRSYDLLVGKYGLSPEDLIFDTLVFPVGTGDEQYIGSAKETIDGIRLIKEALPGVHTVLGISNVSFGLPEAGREVLNSVFLYECTKAGLDYAIVNTEKVERYASIPEEERRLAEDLIYNTNDETLAVFVAAFRGKKVEKKEKISNLTLEERLASYVVEGSKEGLIPDLDEALKKYGALEIINGPLMSGMSEVGRLFNNNELIVAEVLQSAEVMKASVAHLEQFMEKNESSVKGKILLATVKGDVHDIGKNLVEIILSNNGYQIVNLGIKVPPETIIEAYRREKADAIGLSGLLVKSAQQMVLTAQDLRTAGIDVPIMVGGAALTRKFTKTRIRPEYDGLVLYAKDAMDGLDLANKLMNPLERAKMAEEMREENEAAAAAPQKPELPQLTRAVRSNISQDAPVYIPPDLERHVLRNYPLGHVIPYVNMQMLLGHHLGLRGSVEAQLAAGESRAVELKETVDDLLLEATVNGTISPHAMYRFFPAQSRGNDILIYDPEDTGKVLHTFTFPRQQVEPYLCLADFLKPVDSGVMDYVGFLVVTAGHGVRELSEELKNKGDYLRSHALQALALEVAEGLAERVHHMMRDTWGFPDSADMTMKQRHGARYQGIRVSFGYPACPDLEDQGPLFKLMSPEDIGVHLTDGFMMEPEASVSAMVFAHPEAQYFNVEKA
- a CDS encoding FixH family protein encodes the protein MSRLILKKIVYSMVIAATLTGCSTGGNNHTAMDMSEMSMEPIKVELTWSPAEATVHQEITFEARITQGGDVVDDANEVLFEVVNTADPSKKLELTGQPDGEGKYTAVGALEEAGTYSVTSHATARTQHSMPTKSLTVKPQ
- a CDS encoding HAD family hydrolase, whose amino-acid sequence is MPIAAVLFDLDDTLLWDERSIEEAFEYACKAAGEAVDPKELEAAVRREARSLYESYETFPFTQMIGINPFEALWANFTAGEQEQFRKLEQLAPIYRKESWRRGLAAVGIDDESLAETLAARFASERRGRPYMYEETLEILTALRGRVKLLLLTNGCPALQQEKLDGVPELIPFFDHIVISGTFGKGKPDASIFEHALKRLEIAPEQGIMVGDKLTTDIRGGLAAGLTTVWINRTGKPSDPEIIPHYEIKHLSELLPLVESL
- a CDS encoding DUF896 domain-containing protein → MNIDELVNRINELARKHKNEGLNEEELAERAKLREIYLGNVRRNFRAQLDSIEIVDNDGNDQGGKGPLH
- a CDS encoding LysM peptidoglycan-binding domain-containing protein; this encodes MLKYSTYRSIYNETPEPAAAERGSVSHHRNPSEKFSKVAGTRIHPFSSVQNLFKIVIVLLLIISGFTVVGQVFASSVSSPQQEKRVVVEPGDTLWSIAVKNKPSDMRTVVYIEAIKRYNDMNGSDIEAGVVLSVPVYK
- the lexA gene encoding transcriptional repressor LexA, giving the protein MSKISSRQLAILEFIRNEVRSKGYPPSVREIGEAVGLASSSTVHGHLDRLEKKGLIRRDPTKPRAIELLGQEDSENVHQFVQTIARVPVVGKVTAGVPITATENIEDYFPLPTHYVGDNKVFMLSVIGDSMIEAGIMNGDYVIVRQQQTADNGDIVVAMTEDDEATVKTFYKERDHIRLQPENPSYEPLRLNRVSILGKVIGLFRDIH
- a CDS encoding L,D-transpeptidase; the protein is MPNYRIIVDLSDRKLYLLDNNKVVRGFPVGIGKMLTQTPVGEYTIVNKQANPGGPFGVLWMGLSKPHYGIHGTNDPSSIGHLVSHGCIRMYNTDVLALSRIVPLHTRVTIRQ